The Tripterygium wilfordii isolate XIE 37 chromosome 17, ASM1340144v1, whole genome shotgun sequence genome has a window encoding:
- the LOC119982235 gene encoding pentatricopeptide repeat-containing protein At2g46050, mitochondrial isoform X2 gives MCKWRPPSISYVRTNRKYTFTPFPPSILDQNTKYPVGNDDPHHHLQARVPQLGSSIELTRHRDPRAAYTFCSRALKLSAKTVCVHQGEQLHGHIIKLGLYNEPYLQNQILHVYVRCGEFVSVNKVFDEISKRNVVTFNTVICGILDCNSNFQSISYVGFSYFRRMLLDQVPPDHVSFNGLFRMCVELNHSEIGIQLHCLTVKLGFDSDCFAACALVDLYGKCGLVENARRVFDRVLHRDLVFWNVMLSCYALNCSPDAAFWVFKLMLLEGVKGDGFTFSSLLSSCSTLEGDEMGRQVHCLVVELSCDTDVLVASTLIDVYAKNNNIHDARKVFDGMASKNVVSWTTMIVGYGQQGDQEEAMRLFGEIIKENFVPDELTLASILSSCGNFSTSIEVLQVHAYVIKHGFQEFPSVANALINSYSKSGSIAHACQCFSLVTDPDLVTWTSIIGAYAFHGLSEHSVDSFEKMLSAGVTPDEIAFLVVLSACSHGGQVSDGLHYFNMMINDHQIMPRLEHYTCLIDLLGRAGLLDEAFRIMTSMPVNMGSNTLGAFLGACKVHGNVGMARLRRMMKDMCDNKVPGCSWVEISGKVYTFVSSDKSHLQASEVYDLLQVLLGKNKEEYRVPYVDINV, from the exons ATGTGTAAATGGCGTCCGCCTTCCATTTCATACGTCCGTACAAATCGCAAGTACACCTTCACACCATTCCCTCCTTCAATTctcgatcaaaacacaaaatatcccGTTGGAAACGACGAccctcatcatcatcttcaagctCGAGTACCTCAACTCGGCTCGTCGATCGAGTTAACACGACACAGAGATCCTCGCGCGGCCTATACCTTTTGCTCCAGGGCCCTCAAACTCTCTGCGAAAACGGTCTGTGTTCATCAGGGAGAACAGTTACATGGACATATTATCAAGTTAGGATTATATAATGAACCGTATTTGCAAAACCAGATTCTTCACGTTTATGTGAGGTGTGGGGAGTTCGTCAGTGTAAATaaagtgtttgatgaaataaGTAAGAGAAACGTCGTGACATTTAACACGGTAATTTGTGGGATTCTTGACTGTAACAGTAATTTTCAGTCCATTAGTTATGTTGGTTTTTCTTATTTTAGGAGAATGTTATTAGATCAAGTGCCTCCAGACCACGTATCCTTTAATGGGTTGTTTCGAATGTGTGTTGAGCTGAACCATTCTGAGATTGGTATACAATTGCATTGTCTCACAGTGAAATTGGGTTTTGATTCGGATTGTTTTGCGGCCTGTGCTCTCGTTGATTTATATGGGAAATGTGGGCTTGTTGAAAATGCAAGACGCGTTTTTGATAGAGTTTTGCACAGAGATTTGGTGTTCTGGAATGTTATGCTATCCTGTTACGCTTTGAATTGTTCACCAGATGCAGCCTTTTGGGTCTTTAAGTTGATGCTGCTGGAAGGTGTGAAAGGGGATGGTTTTACTTTCTCTAGTCTGCTCAGCTCATGTAGCACCTTGGAAGGTGATGAAATGGGAAGGCAGGTGCATTGTCTTGTCGTTGAATTATCTTGTGATACGGACGTTTTAGTAGCAAGCACACTCATAGATGTGTATGCAAAGAATAATAATATACATGATGCTCGCAAGGTATTTGACGGGATGGCATCAAAAAATGTTGTGTCTTGGACCACTATGATTGTAGGATATGGGCAGCAAGGAGATCAAGAGGAGGCTATGAGACTTTTTGGagaaataattaaagaaaattttgtccCTGATGAACTGACCCTTGCTAGCATTCTTAGCTCATGTGGCAATTTCTCCACCAGTATTGAAGTCTTGCAAGTCCATGCTTATGTTATTAAACATGGGTTTCAGGAGTTCCCGTCAGTAGCTAATGCACTAATAAATTCATACTCAAAGTCCGGTAGCATTGCTCATGCATGCCAATGTTTTAGTTTGGTTACAGACCCTGATCTCGTTACTTGGACATCAATTATTGGTGCTTATGCATTCCATGGGTTGTCAGAACACAGTGTTGATAGTTTTGAAAAGATGTTGTCTGCTGGGGTAACACCAGATGAAATTGCCTTTCTCGTTGTTCTTTCTGCCTGTAGCCATGGTGGCCAAGTCAGTGATGGGCTTCATTACTTCAATATGATGATAAATGACCATCAAATTATGCCTCGCTTAGAGCACTATACGTGCCTCATCGACCTTCTTGGTCGAGCTGGTCTTTTGGATGAGGCTTTCAGAATTATGACATCAATGCCAGTTAACATGGGATCAAATACCTTGGGAGCATTTCTCGGGGCTTGTAAAGTACATGGAAATGTAGGAATGGCAAG GCTCCGCAGAATGATGAAGGATATGTGTGACAATAAGGTTCCAGGTTGTAGCTGGGTGGAGATTTCAGGTAAGGTCTACACATTTGTATCCAGTGATAAGTCCCACCTTCAAGCTTCAGAGGTGTACGATTTGTTACAGGTATTACTCGGGAAGAACAAGGAGGAATATAGGGTTCCCTATGTGGATATTAATGTCTGA
- the LOC119982794 gene encoding E3 ubiquitin-protein ligase RHA1B-like, whose protein sequence is MGYHGFAPIVPLQVFINAFLVMGFISNLVFWVFRYMGLSKLIGSDQAWADSPIPDYKTLYTSLLRASLPMFKYEDLVERPESCCCICLYEYERGAEIRGLPTCKHVFHRQCLDRWIDLEHITCPLCRIPFETEEMKWELNKRLWATSGFAHMHSGPSPVPAS, encoded by the coding sequence ATGGGATATCACGGATTCGCACCAATCGTTCCTCTACAGGTATTCATTAACGCGTTCTTAGTGATGGGCTTTATCAGCAACCTGGTCTTCTGGGTTTTCCGTTACATGGGTCTATCCAAGCTAATCGGTTCGGACCAAGCTTGGGCTGATAGTCCGATACCCGACTACAAGACTCTGTACACCTCTCTGTTACGGGCGTCACTGCCGATGTTCAAGTACGAGGATTTGGTGGAGCGACCCGAGAGCTGCTGCTGCATTTGCCTTTACGAGTACGAAAGAGGAGCGGAGATCAGGGGGTTGCCCACCTGCAAGCATGTTTTCCACCGACAGTGTCTGGACCGCTGGATTGATCTCGAGCATATAACGTGTCCGCTTTGTAGGATACCGTTTGAGACTGAGGAGATGAAGTGGGAGCTCAATAAACGTCTGTGGGCCACTTCGGGTTTCGCCCATATGCATAGTGGGCCCAGTCCGGTACCGGCGTCGTAG
- the LOC119982235 gene encoding pentatricopeptide repeat-containing protein At2g46050, mitochondrial isoform X1 codes for MCKWRPPSISYVRTNRKYTFTPFPPSILDQNTKYPVGNDDPHHHLQARVPQLGSSIELTRHRDPRAAYTFCSRALKLSAKTVCVHQGEQLHGHIIKLGLYNEPYLQNQILHVYVRCGEFVSVNKVFDEISKRNVVTFNTVICGILDCNSNFQSISYVGFSYFRRMLLDQVPPDHVSFNGLFRMCVELNHSEIGIQLHCLTVKLGFDSDCFAACALVDLYGKCGLVENARRVFDRVLHRDLVFWNVMLSCYALNCSPDAAFWVFKLMLLEGVKGDGFTFSSLLSSCSTLEGDEMGRQVHCLVVELSCDTDVLVASTLIDVYAKNNNIHDARKVFDGMASKNVVSWTTMIVGYGQQGDQEEAMRLFGEIIKENFVPDELTLASILSSCGNFSTSIEVLQVHAYVIKHGFQEFPSVANALINSYSKSGSIAHACQCFSLVTDPDLVTWTSIIGAYAFHGLSEHSVDSFEKMLSAGVTPDEIAFLVVLSACSHGGQVSDGLHYFNMMINDHQIMPRLEHYTCLIDLLGRAGLLDEAFRIMTSMPVNMGSNTLGAFLGACKVHGNVGMARWAAEKLFAFEPNNPANYTLMSNMYAYEGCWFVVARLRRMMKDMCDNKVPGCSWVEISGKVYTFVSSDKSHLQASEVYDLLQVLLGKNKEEYRVPYVDINV; via the coding sequence ATGTGTAAATGGCGTCCGCCTTCCATTTCATACGTCCGTACAAATCGCAAGTACACCTTCACACCATTCCCTCCTTCAATTctcgatcaaaacacaaaatatcccGTTGGAAACGACGAccctcatcatcatcttcaagctCGAGTACCTCAACTCGGCTCGTCGATCGAGTTAACACGACACAGAGATCCTCGCGCGGCCTATACCTTTTGCTCCAGGGCCCTCAAACTCTCTGCGAAAACGGTCTGTGTTCATCAGGGAGAACAGTTACATGGACATATTATCAAGTTAGGATTATATAATGAACCGTATTTGCAAAACCAGATTCTTCACGTTTATGTGAGGTGTGGGGAGTTCGTCAGTGTAAATaaagtgtttgatgaaataaGTAAGAGAAACGTCGTGACATTTAACACGGTAATTTGTGGGATTCTTGACTGTAACAGTAATTTTCAGTCCATTAGTTATGTTGGTTTTTCTTATTTTAGGAGAATGTTATTAGATCAAGTGCCTCCAGACCACGTATCCTTTAATGGGTTGTTTCGAATGTGTGTTGAGCTGAACCATTCTGAGATTGGTATACAATTGCATTGTCTCACAGTGAAATTGGGTTTTGATTCGGATTGTTTTGCGGCCTGTGCTCTCGTTGATTTATATGGGAAATGTGGGCTTGTTGAAAATGCAAGACGCGTTTTTGATAGAGTTTTGCACAGAGATTTGGTGTTCTGGAATGTTATGCTATCCTGTTACGCTTTGAATTGTTCACCAGATGCAGCCTTTTGGGTCTTTAAGTTGATGCTGCTGGAAGGTGTGAAAGGGGATGGTTTTACTTTCTCTAGTCTGCTCAGCTCATGTAGCACCTTGGAAGGTGATGAAATGGGAAGGCAGGTGCATTGTCTTGTCGTTGAATTATCTTGTGATACGGACGTTTTAGTAGCAAGCACACTCATAGATGTGTATGCAAAGAATAATAATATACATGATGCTCGCAAGGTATTTGACGGGATGGCATCAAAAAATGTTGTGTCTTGGACCACTATGATTGTAGGATATGGGCAGCAAGGAGATCAAGAGGAGGCTATGAGACTTTTTGGagaaataattaaagaaaattttgtccCTGATGAACTGACCCTTGCTAGCATTCTTAGCTCATGTGGCAATTTCTCCACCAGTATTGAAGTCTTGCAAGTCCATGCTTATGTTATTAAACATGGGTTTCAGGAGTTCCCGTCAGTAGCTAATGCACTAATAAATTCATACTCAAAGTCCGGTAGCATTGCTCATGCATGCCAATGTTTTAGTTTGGTTACAGACCCTGATCTCGTTACTTGGACATCAATTATTGGTGCTTATGCATTCCATGGGTTGTCAGAACACAGTGTTGATAGTTTTGAAAAGATGTTGTCTGCTGGGGTAACACCAGATGAAATTGCCTTTCTCGTTGTTCTTTCTGCCTGTAGCCATGGTGGCCAAGTCAGTGATGGGCTTCATTACTTCAATATGATGATAAATGACCATCAAATTATGCCTCGCTTAGAGCACTATACGTGCCTCATCGACCTTCTTGGTCGAGCTGGTCTTTTGGATGAGGCTTTCAGAATTATGACATCAATGCCAGTTAACATGGGATCAAATACCTTGGGAGCATTTCTCGGGGCTTGTAAAGTACATGGAAATGTAGGAATGGCAAGGTGGGCTGCAGAAAAACTTTTTGCATTTGAACCAAACAATCCTGCGAATTATACTCTTATGTCCAACATGTATGCTTATGAAGGATGCTGGTTTGTTGTGGCTAGGCTCCGCAGAATGATGAAGGATATGTGTGACAATAAGGTTCCAGGTTGTAGCTGGGTGGAGATTTCAGGTAAGGTCTACACATTTGTATCCAGTGATAAGTCCCACCTTCAAGCTTCAGAGGTGTACGATTTGTTACAGGTATTACTCGGGAAGAACAAGGAGGAATATAGGGTTCCCTATGTGGATATTAATGTCTGA